The Etheostoma cragini isolate CJK2018 chromosome 15, CSU_Ecrag_1.0, whole genome shotgun sequence genome window below encodes:
- the LOC117958170 gene encoding perforin-1-like encodes MLLATRCRLFEVLTAKHIYSCSQSVSQVQREQARQRINHQFASTTQLNSNMFLLIICLYASLMLSLPQCTYQSCVEGTPRQCLDAEFAPGTNLAGEGFDITKMERKGAFVLDMNQWKRKDKTCTLCSNPYLENTKQKLPLSVVDWRPKQSCSMKLASTLHRSSESLVSSSTSSVDNNWQVNLDVNVGEKGSSVMLAGTNSKLAEYSMERTKNDKFSFTSHSMSCEFYSYRVTGTPKLHREFQKAVKQLPKIYSPEYKQRFYKLIDNFGTHYVTKVKLGGSVLSVTSIRQCQASLQGLSLEEVAMCLEVEASASIKAIIKTQAKHCQKDINKMESKTSFSSLFNERFTEIKGGYTTEPDLDNNWDDDLLGNCEQNLSAGVKEDLCSLQHGKLFYKWEVKCAPSLSGDLCTDYKPSPMSQNLQKRYVSRHAHPVPKAILLEMGVFVDETSPQRNQTLTAENEKRFEVI; translated from the exons ATGCTCTTAGCAACTCGTTGCCGGCTTTTTGAGGTATTAACTGCAAAGCACATATATTCATGCTCACAGTCAGTTTCACAAGTGCAGCGTGAACAGGCAAGACAAAG gaTAAACCATCAGTTTGCATCCACTACCCAACTTAACAGCAACATGTTTCTGTTGATTATTTGCCTCTATGCCAGCCTCATGCTGTCCCTCCCTCAGTGTACGTATCAGTCGTGCGTAGAGGGGACACCCAGACAGTGCCTGGATGCAGAATTTGCTCCAGGTACTAATTTGGCTGGTGAAGGCTTTGATATCACCAAAATGGAACGTAAAGGAGCCTTTGTGCTCGACATGAATCAGTGGAAACGCAAGGATAAAACGTGCACCCTTTGTAGCAACCCCTATctagaaaacacaaagcaaaagcTCCCCTTGTCAGTGGTGGACTGGAGACCAAAGCAGTCCTGCAGCATGAAACTGGCCAGCACACTCCACCGATCCAGTGAGTCTCTGGTCAGTTCCAGCACCTCTTCTGTGGACAACAACTGGCAGGTCAATCTCGATGTTAATGTGGGTGAAAAAGGCAGCTCAGTGATGCTCGCTGGTACCAACTCTAAATTGGCTGAATACTCCATGGAAAGAACAAAGAATGACAAGTTCAGCTTCACAAGCCACAGCATGTCCTGTGAGTTCTACAG CTATAGAGTGACCGGCACTCCCAAGTTGCACAGAGAATTtcaaaaagcagtaaaacagcTCCCCAAAATCTACAGCCCTGAATACAAGCAACGATTTTACAAACTGATTGACAACTTTGGCACCCATTATGTTACCAAG GTGAAATTGGGAGGAAGTGTTCTATCTGTGACCAGCATCAGGCAGTGCCAGGCCAGCCTGCAGGGCCTCAGCCTGGAGGAGGTAGCAATGTGCCTGGAAGTTGAGGCGTCCGCCAGCATTAAAGCTATAATAAAAACTCAAGCAAAACACTGCCAGAAGGACATTAACAAGATGGAAAGTAAGACATCCTTCTCCAGCCTTTTCAATGAAAG GTTCACAGAAATAAAAGGGGGTTATACCACAGAGCCGGACCTT GACAACAACTGGGACGACGACCTGTTGGGGAATTGTGAGCAGAACCTGTCTGCTGGAGTCAAGGAGGATCTCTGTAGCCTGCAACATGGCAAACTATTCTACAAATGGGAGGTGAAATGTGCTCCGAGTCTGAGCGGAGATTTATGTACGGACTATAAACCTTCGCCTATGAGTCAAAATCTGCAGAAGCGGTATGTGTCCCGTCATGCACATCCTGTTCCAAAGGCCATCCTCTTAGAGAtgggtgtgtttgtggatgAAACGAGCCCACAGAGAAACCAGACTCTTACTGCAGAGAACGAGAAAAGGTTTGAGGTGATATGA
- the LOC117958171 gene encoding perforin-1-like has protein sequence MFLLIICLYASLMLSLPQCTYQSCVEGTPRQCLDAEFAPGTNLAGEGFDITKMERKGAFVLDMNQWKRKDKTCTLCSNPYLENKKQKLPLSVVDWRPKQSCSMKVASTLHRSSESLVSSSTSSVDNNWQVNLDLKVGSKGASLMLAGTHSKLADYSMEKTKNDKFSFTSHSMSCEFYSYRVSGTSKLHREFRKAVKELPKIYSPEYKQQFYKLIDNFGTHYISKVKLGGSVLSVTSIRQCQASLQGLSLEEVAMCLKVEASASVKVSIKTQTEHCKKDIEKTGTKSAFSSLFNDRFTEIKGGYTTEPDLDNNWDDDLLGNCEQNLSAGVKEDLCNLHHGKLFYKWEVKCAPSLSGDLCADYKPSPMSQSLKKLYVSRHAHPVPKAILLEMGVFVDETSSQNNLSRIAETQKFGMI, from the exons ATGTTTCTGTTGATTATTTGCCTCTATGCCAGCCTCATGCTGTCCCTCCCTCAGTGTACGTATCAGTCGTGCGTAGAGGGGACACCCAGACAGTGCCTGGATGCAGAATTTGCTCCAGGTACTAATTTGGCTGGTGAAGGCTTTGATATCACCAAAATGGAACGTAAAGGAGCCTTTGTGCTCGACATGAATCAGTGGAAACGCAAGGATAAAACGTGCACCCTTTGTAGCAACCCCTATctagaaaacaaaaagcaaaagctCCCCTTGTCAGTGGTGGACTGGAGACCAAAGCAGTCCTGCAGCATGAAAGTGGCCAGCACACTCCACCGATCCAGTGAGTCTCTGGTCAGTTCCAGCACCTCTTCTGTGGACAACAACTGGCAGGTAAATCTAGATCTTAAAGTAGGAAGTAAAGGCGCCTCACTGATGCTAGCTGGTACCCATTCTAAACTAGCAGATTACTctatggaaaaaacaaagaatgacaAGTTCAGTTTCACAAGCCACAGCATGTCCTGTGAGTTCTACAG CTACAGAGTGTCCGGCACTTCCAAGTTGCACAGAGAATTTCGCAAAGCAGTGAAAGAGCTTCCCAAAATCTACAGCCCTGAATACAAGCAACAATTTTACAAACTGATTGACAACTTTGGCACCCATTACATTTCTAAG GTGAAATTGGGAGGAAGTGTTCTATCGGTGACCAGCATCAGGCAGTGCCAGGCCAGCCTGCAAGGCCTCAGCCTGGAGGAGGTAGCAATGTGCCTGAAAGTTGAGGCGTCGGCCAGCGTCAAAGTTTCaataaaaactcaaacagaACACTGTAAGAAGGACATCGAGAAGACGGGCACGAAGTCAGCCTTCTCCAGCCTCTTCAACGACAG GTTCACAGAAATAAAAGGGGGTTATACCACAGAGCCGGACCTT GACAACAACTGGGACGACGACCTGTTGGGGAATTGTGAGCAGAACCTGTCTGCTGGAGTCAAGGAGGATCTCTGTAACCTCCACCATGGCAAACTATTCTACAAATGGGAGGTGAAATGTGCTCCGAGTCTGAGCGGAGATTTATGTGCGGACTATAAACCTTCGCCTATGAGTCAAAGTTTGAAGAAGCTGTATGTGTCCCGTCATGCACATCCTGTTCCAAAGGCCATCCTCTTAGAGAtgggtgtgtttgtggatgAAACGAGCTCACAGAACAACCTGAGTCGTATTGCTGAGACTCAAAAGTTTGGTATGATATAA